Proteins from a genomic interval of Pseudomonadota bacterium:
- a CDS encoding response regulator, with protein sequence MNSTPRILAIDDEPLFLEIISELLDDSGYEVETEECSLTAWQRLKAAPHAFDILLLDWQMPELNGLELLRRIKADDELKHLAVVMQTALSDKAHVAEGLSAGAFYYLVKPFEQQELRAIVDAAVADLRREHELTSRLEADRRALGALHHAEFRIRTMEEARELGIFIANTCPESQRVVLGLTELLVNAVEHGNLELSYEDKSRLMEAGRLHDEIAQRLRDPRYAARAVAIDYRRREDSVEITITDEGPGFDWHRYLDFDPERAFHSHGRGIAMARKLSFDHLDYRGRGNEVFVSMQFAKPQGATTAAIAA encoded by the coding sequence ATGAACTCCACTCCCCGCATCCTGGCTATCGACGACGAACCCTTGTTTCTCGAAATCATCAGCGAATTGCTCGACGACAGCGGTTACGAGGTAGAAACGGAGGAATGCAGTCTCACCGCCTGGCAGCGTCTCAAGGCCGCGCCGCATGCCTTCGATATCCTGCTGCTCGACTGGCAGATGCCGGAGTTGAACGGCTTGGAGCTGCTGCGCCGAATCAAGGCCGACGACGAGCTCAAGCACCTGGCGGTGGTGATGCAGACCGCGCTGTCGGACAAGGCCCATGTCGCCGAGGGCTTGTCGGCCGGCGCGTTCTACTACCTCGTCAAGCCCTTCGAGCAGCAGGAACTGCGCGCCATCGTCGACGCGGCAGTGGCCGACCTGCGCCGCGAGCATGAACTCACCAGCCGTCTCGAAGCCGATCGCCGTGCGCTCGGCGCCTTGCATCACGCCGAGTTCCGCATCCGCACCATGGAAGAGGCGCGTGAACTCGGCATTTTCATCGCCAATACCTGTCCGGAATCGCAGCGCGTGGTGCTGGGCCTGACGGAATTGCTGGTCAATGCCGTCGAGCATGGCAACCTGGAGCTGAGCTACGAGGACAAGAGCCGGCTGATGGAAGCCGGACGTCTGCATGACGAGATCGCCCAGCGCCTGCGCGACCCGCGCTATGCGGCGCGCGCGGTCGCCATCGACTATCGGCGCCGCGAGGACAGCGTCGAGATCACCATCACCGATGAGGGCCCGGGCTTCGACTGGCATCGTTATCTCGATTTCGATCCCGAGCGTGCATTCCATTCCCACGGCCGCGGCATTGCGATGGCGCGCAAGCTGAGCTTCGACCATCTCGACTATCGCGGCCGCGGTAACGAAGTGTTCGTTTCGATGCAGTTCGCCAAGCCGCAGGGCGCGACGACGGCCGCCATCGCCGCCTGA